A genomic segment from Triticum dicoccoides isolate Atlit2015 ecotype Zavitan chromosome 1A, WEW_v2.0, whole genome shotgun sequence encodes:
- the LOC119294670 gene encoding phosphoglucan phosphatase LSF1, chloroplastic-like isoform X2, with the protein MVLKQKSGPCNLVLERPVAPYPIHQLHQNEDYHILFNRGRVSLPTWNSAMLSSKLNKSSPRNGKSGFAVFSPRLLSSQGWALLSSEKDGLNRKSTNLANWMSEIVGFYSDEDDMDAEWAHGSFPLEEYIKALDRAKGELYYNHSLGMQYSKITEQIYVGSCIQTQKDVKMLSETVGITSVLNFQSESERINWGINSEAINDSCRQNNILMINYPIREVDSMDLRKKLPFSVGLLLRLIRKNYRIYVTCTTGYDRSPACVIAYLHWVQDTPLHIAHKFITGLHSCRPDRAAIVWATWDLIALVENGRHDGTPTHSVCFVWNNGREGEDVELVGDFTSNWKDKLKCNHKGGSRYEAEVRLRHGKYYYKFIVGGNWRHSSSLPSEIDEHGNVNNVIRVGDIARIRPAPSQLQIKDPSVVKVIERALTEDERFSLAFAARLMAFAICPIRLAPKQ; encoded by the exons ATGGTTCTAAAACAAAAGTCAGGACCATGCAATCTTGTCCTTGAAAGGCCAGTTGCGCCTTATCCAATACACCAGTTGCATCAAAATGAAGATTATCATATCCTATTTAACAGAGGGAGGGTTTCTCTTCCGACCTGGAATAGTGCTATGTTGTCCTCAAAGCTGAATAAATCATCTCCACGAAATGGGAAATCTGGTTTTGCTGTATTTTCCCCAAGGCTACTAAGTTCCCAAGGATGGGCGCTTTTATCTAGTGAGAAAGATGGACTCAATAGGAAGAGTACGAACCTTGCAAATTGGATGAGTGAGATTGTTGGCTTTTACTCTGATGAGGATGACATGGATGCTGAATGGGCACATGGTAGTTTTCCTTTGGAGGAGTACATTAAAGCCCTAGACCGTGCTAAAGGTGAACTGTACTATAATCATTCACTTGGTATGCAATACAGCAAG ATTACTGAGCAAATATATGTTGGATCATGCATACAAACACAAAAGGATGTGAAGATGTTATCAGAGACGGTG GGTATTACTTCTGTCCTGAATTTCCAAAGTGAAAGTGAGCGCATTAATTGGGGAATAAATTCCGAGGCAATCAACGATTCTTGTCGTCAGAACAACATCTTGATGATTAACTACCCTATCCG AGAGGTGGATTCCATGGACCTGAGAAAGAAGCTTCCTTTTTCTGTTGGTCTTCTTTTGCGCCTAATAAGGAAGAACTACCGTATATATGTGACTTGTACCACTGGATATGATAGATCACCAGCATGTGTGATTGCATATCTACATTGGGTTCAAGATACACCTCTTCATATTGCTCACAAGTTCATCACTGGGTTGCATTCATGTAGACCTGACAG AGCTGCAATTGTTTGGGCAACTTGGGATCTCATTGCATTAGTTGAAAATGGAAGACATGATGGCACTCCTACACATTCAGTGTGCTTTGTTTGGAACAATGGTCGGGAG GGTGAGGACGTGGAATTGGTGGGGGATTTTACAAGTAACTGGAAAGACAAATTAAAGTGCAACCACAAGGGTGGATCCAGATATGAAGCTGAAGTTCGACTTCGACATGGAAA GTACTACTACAAGTTCATAGTTGGGGGTAATTGGAGGCACTCGAGTTCGTTGCCGTCAGAGATAGATGAACACGGAAACGTCAACAATGTGATCAGAGTCGGTGACATCGCCCGGATTCGTCCTGCTCCCAGCCAATTGCAGATAAAG GATCCATCTGTTGTTAAGGTGATAGAGAGGGCACTGACGGAGGATGAGCGGTTTTCGCTGGCCTTTGCGGCACGCCTCATGGCGTTTGCAATCTGCCCAATCAGATTGGCTCCAAAGCAGTAG
- the LOC119294670 gene encoding phosphoglucan phosphatase LSF1, chloroplastic-like isoform X1, with amino-acid sequence MALSLMPPSSIALLTPRGRVRAGSAARLPPPVFRVHAASSSRRRSGGRRRLTVVAATEEEGPAAAAGRMNLNEYMVAVDRPLGLRFALAVDGRVFVHSLKRGGNAEKSRIIMVGDTLKKAGTVHNEGLVSIKDLGDTEMVLKQKSGPCNLVLERPVAPYPIHQLHQNEDYHILFNRGRVSLPTWNSAMLSSKLNKSSPRNGKSGFAVFSPRLLSSQGWALLSSEKDGLNRKSTNLANWMSEIVGFYSDEDDMDAEWAHGSFPLEEYIKALDRAKGELYYNHSLGMQYSKITEQIYVGSCIQTQKDVKMLSETVGITSVLNFQSESERINWGINSEAINDSCRQNNILMINYPIREVDSMDLRKKLPFSVGLLLRLIRKNYRIYVTCTTGYDRSPACVIAYLHWVQDTPLHIAHKFITGLHSCRPDRAAIVWATWDLIALVENGRHDGTPTHSVCFVWNNGREGEDVELVGDFTSNWKDKLKCNHKGGSRYEAEVRLRHGKYYYKFIVGGNWRHSSSLPSEIDEHGNVNNVIRVGDIARIRPAPSQLQIKDPSVVKVIERALTEDERFSLAFAARLMAFAICPIRLAPKQ; translated from the exons ATGGCGCTCAGCCTCATGCCCCCTTCAAGCATTGCCCTTCTCACCCCACGGGGTCGCGTCAGAGCCGGGTCAGCGGCGCGGCTGCCGCCGCCGGTGTTCAGGGTCCACGCCGCCTCCTCTTCAAGAAGGCGCAGTGGTGGGAGGAGGCGGCTGACCGTCGTGGCAGCCACGGAGGAGGAGGGTCCCGCAGCGGCGGCGGGGAGGATGAACCTCAACGAGTACATGGTCGCCGTCGACCGCCCGCTCGGCCTCCGCTTCGCGCTCGCCGTCGACGGCCGCGTCTTCGTGCACTCTCTCAAGAGAGGG GGAAATGCAGAGAAGTCGCGGATCATAATGGTTGGGGACACTCTCAAGAAGGCAGGCACTGTCCACAACGAGGGTCTTGTTAGCATAAAAGACCTAGGTGACACGGA GATGGTTCTAAAACAAAAGTCAGGACCATGCAATCTTGTCCTTGAAAGGCCAGTTGCGCCTTATCCAATACACCAGTTGCATCAAAATGAAGATTATCATATCCTATTTAACAGAGGGAGGGTTTCTCTTCCGACCTGGAATAGTGCTATGTTGTCCTCAAAGCTGAATAAATCATCTCCACGAAATGGGAAATCTGGTTTTGCTGTATTTTCCCCAAGGCTACTAAGTTCCCAAGGATGGGCGCTTTTATCTAGTGAGAAAGATGGACTCAATAGGAAGAGTACGAACCTTGCAAATTGGATGAGTGAGATTGTTGGCTTTTACTCTGATGAGGATGACATGGATGCTGAATGGGCACATGGTAGTTTTCCTTTGGAGGAGTACATTAAAGCCCTAGACCGTGCTAAAGGTGAACTGTACTATAATCATTCACTTGGTATGCAATACAGCAAG ATTACTGAGCAAATATATGTTGGATCATGCATACAAACACAAAAGGATGTGAAGATGTTATCAGAGACGGTG GGTATTACTTCTGTCCTGAATTTCCAAAGTGAAAGTGAGCGCATTAATTGGGGAATAAATTCCGAGGCAATCAACGATTCTTGTCGTCAGAACAACATCTTGATGATTAACTACCCTATCCG AGAGGTGGATTCCATGGACCTGAGAAAGAAGCTTCCTTTTTCTGTTGGTCTTCTTTTGCGCCTAATAAGGAAGAACTACCGTATATATGTGACTTGTACCACTGGATATGATAGATCACCAGCATGTGTGATTGCATATCTACATTGGGTTCAAGATACACCTCTTCATATTGCTCACAAGTTCATCACTGGGTTGCATTCATGTAGACCTGACAG AGCTGCAATTGTTTGGGCAACTTGGGATCTCATTGCATTAGTTGAAAATGGAAGACATGATGGCACTCCTACACATTCAGTGTGCTTTGTTTGGAACAATGGTCGGGAG GGTGAGGACGTGGAATTGGTGGGGGATTTTACAAGTAACTGGAAAGACAAATTAAAGTGCAACCACAAGGGTGGATCCAGATATGAAGCTGAAGTTCGACTTCGACATGGAAA GTACTACTACAAGTTCATAGTTGGGGGTAATTGGAGGCACTCGAGTTCGTTGCCGTCAGAGATAGATGAACACGGAAACGTCAACAATGTGATCAGAGTCGGTGACATCGCCCGGATTCGTCCTGCTCCCAGCCAATTGCAGATAAAG GATCCATCTGTTGTTAAGGTGATAGAGAGGGCACTGACGGAGGATGAGCGGTTTTCGCTGGCCTTTGCGGCACGCCTCATGGCGTTTGCAATCTGCCCAATCAGATTGGCTCCAAAGCAGTAG